The following are encoded in a window of Gammaproteobacteria bacterium genomic DNA:
- the fdxB gene encoding ferredoxin III, nif-specific, giving the protein MGAEPNITGVTRGGTSWIPQFVTELDESKCIGCGRCFKVCPRDVLTIVQRAIDDVDLDDDDDDDDDDDSDNSFMTLSNAMDCIGCEACSRVCPKACFTHSALPLAA; this is encoded by the coding sequence ATGGGCGCAGAACCCAATATCACCGGCGTCACCCGGGGCGGCACGTCCTGGATTCCTCAATTCGTCACTGAGCTGGATGAAAGTAAATGTATCGGCTGCGGGCGTTGCTTTAAGGTGTGTCCGCGCGATGTGTTGACGATCGTGCAGCGGGCGATTGATGATGTCGATTTGGACGATGACGATGATGACGATGATGATGACGATAGCGACAATTCTTTTATGACGCTCTCCAACGCCATGGACTGTATCGGCTGCGAGGCTTGCTCGCGGGTTTGCCCTAAAGCCTGCTTTACGCATTCTGCATTGCCGTTGGCTGCGTGA
- a CDS encoding TrkH family potassium uptake protein translates to MTGQSVRLLAVAVRPRVVLKYFGVLLLSIVAMAAVPALAALFLDNPLSALRFGIVTVILWIAGRGLARLHAPPHIQLNEALAITALTFLTAALAMIWPLMAEGLGMIDALFEAISAVTTTGLSTLATVEDRSPAFLFARAWLQWCGGLAITVLALAFILTPGAATRRLAGVETDSTELVMGTRWRARHVLAVYVALTLGGVLLLGIAGAGWFDAVIHTLAAVSTGGFAGYDRLDRLGQWPVLAGLALVMLFGAISFSLQFRSWIKGIRVLGADPELQALLWCILLTFLALAASFALAGFPGNDGFADAAFLAVSAQTTTGFATTPIADLPDAAQLVLMVSMGIGGDMGSTAGGVKILRLLILLRLLQLLLARVAVPRHAVLALQIGGRRLESREIEAAVGIVAAFGLAALLSWLPFLLAGIAPLAALFEVTSALATCGLSAGVTAPDLHPALKLVLCLDMLMGRLEIIALLVLVYPRTWLGRHSEEQ, encoded by the coding sequence ATGACCGGGCAAAGCGTCCGGTTGCTGGCAGTCGCCGTCCGGCCTCGGGTCGTGCTGAAATATTTCGGCGTCTTGCTGCTCTCGATCGTAGCCATGGCCGCCGTTCCAGCACTGGCCGCCTTGTTCCTGGATAACCCGTTGTCCGCGCTCCGCTTTGGTATCGTAACAGTGATTCTGTGGATCGCTGGACGAGGGCTGGCGCGTCTTCATGCTCCGCCGCACATTCAACTTAATGAAGCACTGGCTATCACGGCTCTGACCTTCCTGACCGCCGCCCTGGCGATGATCTGGCCCTTAATGGCCGAGGGCTTGGGCATGATCGATGCCCTGTTCGAAGCTATCTCCGCAGTGACGACTACCGGCCTGTCCACCCTCGCAACGGTCGAGGATCGCAGTCCTGCCTTTCTGTTCGCCCGCGCCTGGCTGCAATGGTGCGGAGGACTGGCCATCACTGTGCTGGCGTTGGCCTTCATTCTGACCCCAGGCGCGGCCACCCGCCGCCTGGCGGGCGTCGAGACCGATTCTACCGAGTTAGTGATGGGCACTCGCTGGCGCGCACGGCATGTGCTGGCCGTGTATGTGGCGCTGACCCTTGGCGGCGTGCTATTGCTCGGGATTGCGGGAGCCGGCTGGTTTGATGCAGTGATTCACACCCTGGCGGCAGTTTCCACCGGAGGCTTTGCCGGTTATGACCGGCTGGATCGCCTGGGTCAATGGCCGGTTCTCGCCGGATTGGCTCTCGTCATGCTGTTCGGCGCGATCTCTTTCTCGCTGCAATTTCGCTCCTGGATCAAAGGAATCCGCGTACTTGGCGCCGATCCGGAATTACAGGCTTTGCTGTGGTGTATTCTGCTGACTTTTTTGGCGCTGGCCGCCAGTTTTGCCCTTGCTGGTTTTCCGGGAAATGATGGATTTGCCGACGCGGCGTTTCTCGCGGTTTCCGCGCAGACCACCACCGGCTTCGCCACGACGCCGATCGCTGATTTACCGGATGCGGCTCAATTAGTGTTGATGGTAAGCATGGGCATCGGCGGCGACATGGGATCGACGGCGGGCGGCGTCAAGATTTTGCGGTTGCTAATTCTACTGCGTTTGTTGCAATTATTACTGGCGCGCGTTGCCGTGCCGCGTCACGCTGTCCTGGCGTTGCAAATCGGCGGTCGACGCCTGGAGTCACGCGAAATCGAAGCGGCGGTGGGTATCGTCGCAGCATTTGGTTTGGCGGCGCTACTCTCCTGGTTGCCGTTTCTACTAGCCGGCATCGCACCGCTGGCGGCTCTGTTCGAGGTGACGTCAGCGCTGGCGACTTGTGGTCTGAGCGCCGGAGTGACTGCGCCGGATTTGCATCCCGCGCTGAAGCTGGTGTTGTGCTTGGATATGTTGATGGGGCGACTGGAGATTATCGCGCTGCTGGTTCTGGTCTATCCTCGCACTTGGTTAGGCAGGCATTCGGAGGAGCAATGA
- the nifN gene encoding nitrogenase iron-molybdenum cofactor biosynthesis protein NifN gives MAEIIRCSKPLSVSPLKTSQPLGASLAILGLNRAIPLLHGAQGCTAFAKVFLVRHFREPIPLQTSALDPISTIMGADDNLLDGLRTVCEKHRPAAVGLLTTGLTEAQGTDIQRVLKTFRERHPEFQAVRIVAVNTPDFNGSLESGFAAAVKTMIAEWTPELAVTRIKRRRSDHSLRQINVLCGASLTPGDLEALRELIEHFDLHPVLIPDLSDSLDGHLDVEDYHPLTTGGTPLAAFTSLSDAAATLVIGASLYPAADLLQERTGVPTHRFPHLFGLDATDQLVMTLAGITGQSVPAPVARQRAQLQDAMLDTHFLLGQARIAIAAESDLLHGFSQLLADMGAEVVAAIAPAAAPMLSQLPLAQVHIGDLADLERLADEREAELLIGSSHVAEIAQRLELPLLRAGYPLHDQFGGYQRAWIGYRGARQALFDLANALLAHAEHAVAPYHSIYSLKSDERWETCYGAAQASADSGWRQH, from the coding sequence ATGGCTGAGATCATCCGTTGCAGTAAACCGTTGTCGGTCAGTCCATTGAAAACCAGCCAACCGCTGGGCGCAAGTCTGGCGATCCTGGGACTGAATCGAGCCATTCCCTTGCTGCATGGCGCGCAGGGTTGCACCGCCTTTGCCAAGGTGTTCCTGGTGCGGCATTTCCGTGAACCGATTCCGCTGCAAACCAGCGCCCTGGACCCGATCAGCACCATTATGGGCGCTGACGACAACCTGCTGGATGGCTTGCGCACGGTTTGTGAAAAACATCGGCCCGCTGCGGTCGGATTGCTGACGACGGGTCTGACCGAAGCGCAAGGCACGGATATTCAGCGTGTGCTGAAAACATTCCGGGAGCGTCATCCGGAATTTCAGGCGGTTCGCATCGTTGCCGTTAACACCCCTGATTTCAACGGCTCTCTAGAAAGCGGTTTCGCCGCAGCGGTAAAAACGATGATTGCCGAATGGACGCCGGAATTAGCGGTGACCCGGATCAAGCGCAGAAGATCTGATCATAGTCTTCGGCAAATTAACGTCCTGTGTGGGGCTTCGTTGACGCCGGGCGATCTGGAGGCTCTGCGCGAGTTGATTGAGCATTTCGATCTACACCCGGTGCTGATTCCCGATCTCTCCGACTCCCTGGATGGGCATCTCGATGTGGAGGATTACCATCCACTGACGACTGGCGGCACGCCACTGGCCGCTTTCACCAGTTTGAGCGATGCGGCTGCAACCTTGGTGATCGGCGCTTCGTTGTATCCAGCGGCTGACTTGTTGCAGGAGCGCACCGGCGTACCGACGCATCGCTTCCCGCACTTGTTTGGGTTGGATGCGACTGACCAGCTGGTGATGACGCTGGCGGGGATTACAGGGCAGTCAGTGCCGGCGCCGGTAGCCCGCCAGCGCGCTCAGTTGCAGGACGCCATGCTGGATACTCATTTTTTACTAGGCCAAGCGCGGATAGCAATCGCTGCAGAATCCGATTTATTACATGGTTTCAGCCAATTGTTGGCGGATATGGGCGCTGAGGTGGTTGCTGCGATCGCGCCAGCCGCAGCGCCGATGCTCTCTCAATTACCGCTAGCGCAGGTCCACATTGGCGATTTGGCGGATTTGGAGCGTCTGGCCGATGAACGCGAAGCCGAACTGCTGATTGGTAGTTCCCATGTCGCTGAAATCGCTCAACGACTGGAATTGCCGTTATTACGCGCAGGTTATCCGCTCCACGATCAATTTGGCGGTTATCAGCGTGCGTGGATCGGTTATCGAGGCGCTCGCCAGGCGCTGTTTGACTTGGCCAACGCGCTGCTGGCCCATGCTGAACATGCCGTAGCGCCTTATCACTCGATTTACTCACTCAAGTCTGACGAACGATGGGAGACGTGCTATGGCGCTGCTCAGGCATCTGCGGATTCTGGCTGGCGGCAGCACTGA
- the nifE gene encoding nitrogenase iron-molybdenum cofactor biosynthesis protein NifE — protein sequence MKASDLAALRDEPACAHNQQAAKSGCARPVPGAAAGGCAFDGAQIALLPIADVAHIVHGPIACAGNSWDNRGTRSSGPTLFKLGMTTDLNEQDVIMGRGEKRLFHGIKQAIDQYSPAAVFVYSTCVTALIGDDLGAVCKAATERWGVPVIPIDSAGFYGSKNLGNRIAGEAMVKYVVGGREPEPPPVDPARPALKVHDINLIGEYNIAGELWNTLPLFDELGLRVLCSLSGDARFREIQTMHRAEVNMVVCSRAMLNVARKLKERYGAPWFEGSFYGAQEVSNSLHQFAELLNDADLRQRTETLIEREEARIDAELAPWRERLRGKRALLYTGGVKSWSIVSALQELGVTVVATGTKKSTEEDKARIRELMGAEAHLIEDGNPRGLLDLARTYQADILVAGGRNLYTALKARLPFLDINQEREHGYAGYQGLVTLARELTRSLESPIWDAVRRPAPWNVLPSSGRKIAASEGGNVCELEKAHG from the coding sequence ATGAAAGCTAGCGATCTTGCCGCCTTACGCGACGAACCGGCTTGTGCGCATAATCAGCAAGCCGCTAAATCCGGTTGCGCCCGCCCTGTACCCGGTGCGGCGGCTGGGGGATGCGCTTTTGACGGCGCGCAGATCGCCCTGCTGCCGATTGCCGATGTCGCCCATATCGTGCATGGGCCCATCGCTTGCGCTGGCAATTCCTGGGATAACCGGGGGACGCGCTCCAGCGGTCCAACCTTGTTCAAATTGGGTATGACCACCGATTTGAATGAGCAGGACGTGATTATGGGCCGGGGCGAAAAACGCCTGTTTCACGGCATTAAGCAAGCCATTGATCAGTATTCTCCAGCGGCAGTGTTTGTTTATAGCACCTGCGTAACTGCTTTGATCGGCGATGATTTGGGCGCGGTTTGCAAGGCCGCGACTGAACGCTGGGGAGTGCCGGTCATTCCCATCGATTCCGCTGGTTTCTATGGCAGCAAGAATCTGGGTAACCGTATCGCCGGTGAAGCGATGGTGAAGTATGTGGTGGGCGGACGCGAGCCGGAACCGCCGCCGGTTGATCCGGCCCGGCCTGCGCTGAAAGTCCATGATATTAATCTGATCGGCGAGTACAACATTGCCGGCGAGTTGTGGAACACCTTACCACTGTTCGATGAGTTGGGCTTGCGCGTGCTGTGCTCCCTGTCCGGCGACGCCCGGTTCCGGGAAATTCAGACCATGCATCGCGCCGAAGTCAACATGGTGGTCTGTTCGCGCGCCATGCTCAACGTTGCTCGCAAATTAAAGGAGCGCTATGGCGCGCCCTGGTTTGAAGGCAGTTTCTACGGCGCTCAGGAAGTTTCCAACAGTCTGCACCAGTTTGCCGAATTACTGAACGATGCTGACTTGCGCCAACGCACCGAAACGCTGATTGAGCGTGAGGAAGCACGCATTGACGCCGAGTTGGCGCCCTGGCGGGAGCGGTTGCGCGGCAAGCGCGCCCTGCTCTATACCGGCGGCGTGAAATCCTGGTCGATTGTTTCTGCTTTACAGGAGTTAGGGGTCACCGTAGTAGCAACCGGGACTAAGAAGTCGACTGAGGAGGACAAGGCGCGCATTCGCGAACTGATGGGCGCGGAAGCGCACCTGATCGAAGATGGCAATCCTCGCGGTTTGCTCGACTTGGCTCGCACCTATCAAGCCGACATTCTAGTGGCTGGTGGCCGTAATTTATACACGGCCCTCAAGGCGCGCCTGCCTTTCCTGGACATCAATCAGGAACGAGAACACGGCTATGCCGGTTATCAGGGCTTGGTCACGTTGGCCCGGGAGTTGACCCGCTCGCTGGAAAGCCCGATCTGGGACGCCGTGCGCCGACCCGCGCCCTGGAATGTCCTCCCCTCGTCCGGTCGGAAAATCGCGGCAAGTGAGGGCGGCAATGTCTGCGAACTGGAGAAAGCGCATGGCTGA
- a CDS encoding TOBE domain-containing protein, translating to MKISARNQFKGRATVLHIGQINADVSVDIGGGDRITASITRKSLLVFV from the coding sequence ATGAAAATCAGCGCCAGAAATCAGTTCAAAGGCCGAGCAACGGTTCTGCATATTGGCCAAATCAACGCTGATGTCAGTGTCGATATCGGCGGCGGGGATCGCATAACCGCCTCGATTACCAGAAAAAGTCTGTTAGTTTTTGTATAG
- a CDS encoding TrkA family potassium uptake protein, whose protein sequence is MRVAFVGAGPITVGAADILIRRRVDVVIIEKDKERIEALAEMLDCGFIHGDGSKPAMLREVGPQHTDVLCCLTDNDQSNILASLVGRSLGFSRIITQIEDAEFEHVCLELGLTDLIIPHRQAAQALADLACGALPEDFANFFKNGARLFSFAVREEEIGAVADLSLPKRCMAICIYRYDKMMLPAKDFQLELGDEVVLLAHESSLRELRDHWMGAPTETESD, encoded by the coding sequence ATGAGAGTCGCATTCGTGGGAGCCGGTCCGATCACGGTCGGCGCGGCGGACATTCTGATTCGCCGGCGAGTAGATGTAGTGATTATCGAAAAGGACAAGGAGCGCATCGAGGCGCTGGCGGAAATGCTGGATTGTGGTTTCATTCATGGCGATGGCTCCAAACCGGCCATGTTGCGCGAGGTGGGTCCACAACACACGGATGTGCTGTGCTGCCTGACTGACAACGATCAATCCAACATTCTGGCCAGCTTGGTCGGGCGTTCGCTGGGGTTCAGCCGAATCATCACCCAGATCGAGGATGCCGAATTCGAGCATGTCTGTCTGGAGCTGGGTTTGACGGATCTCATCATTCCGCATCGGCAGGCGGCGCAAGCGCTGGCCGATCTGGCCTGCGGCGCATTGCCGGAAGATTTCGCCAATTTTTTCAAAAATGGTGCGCGACTGTTCTCTTTTGCAGTGCGCGAGGAAGAAATCGGCGCAGTCGCAGATTTATCCTTGCCAAAGCGGTGCATGGCGATTTGCATCTACCGCTATGATAAGATGATGCTGCCCGCTAAGGATTTTCAGCTTGAACTCGGCGATGAGGTGGTTTTGCTTGCGCATGAAAGCAGTCTGCGAGAATTGCGGGATCACTGGATGGGCGCCCCAACCGAGACGGAATCCGATTGA
- a CDS encoding nitrogen fixation protein NifX, whose product MALLRHLRILAGGSTEEPSMRLMIKAAFATSDRQRVNQHFGAASGILIYTVTPDQATMVEFAQFGALDRDGHEDKLAAKLAMLRGCAVIYCEAVGGSAIQQLLTLGVQPLRVDSGASITSLLADLQAALKGDRPAWLDRAITRQNKIDSPVEARFAAMEAEGWQD is encoded by the coding sequence ATGGCGCTGCTCAGGCATCTGCGGATTCTGGCTGGCGGCAGCACTGAGGAGCCGAGTATGCGTCTCATGATTAAGGCTGCGTTCGCGACCAGCGACCGCCAACGAGTTAACCAGCATTTCGGCGCGGCCAGTGGCATTTTGATTTACACCGTGACCCCTGATCAGGCGACGATGGTGGAATTCGCTCAATTTGGGGCGCTCGACCGCGATGGTCATGAGGACAAGCTCGCCGCCAAACTGGCGATGTTGCGCGGCTGCGCCGTGATCTACTGCGAAGCCGTAGGCGGTTCCGCCATCCAGCAATTATTGACGCTGGGCGTCCAGCCGCTCCGCGTGGATTCGGGCGCGTCCATCACCTCCCTGCTCGCTGATCTGCAAGCGGCTCTCAAAGGCGACCGGCCCGCTTGGCTGGATCGCGCGATTACCCGGCAAAACAAGATTGATAGCCCGGTTGAGGCGCGTTTCGCCGCGATGGAAGCCGAAGGTTGGCAGGATTGA
- a CDS encoding efflux RND transporter periplasmic adaptor subunit, which yields MKHHGFFWIVLMLTLLAVSGFVGWRWLGPMTVEITHPIRGPAVRAVYATGTVEPTVMLPIAPRNTSRLVELKVDEGDRVHEDQLLARLEDEDLRKSVDELEARARFAKTQFDRAQALLNRGLGTVLEQDRARSEWQAAEAVLARAQILRSFMTLTAPADGQILQRDGEVGQLIPANQPVFYFSCCAPLRLEAEVDEEDILLVKPGQRVLIRAPALPEQTLEGQVAEITPKGNPVTRSYRVRIDFVGDCPLRIGMTAEVNIIVEQRENALLIPSTAVLKGQVWIVRESRLQRQPVEIGIVGEVKTEIISGLTEMDVLVARPVNRLQEGQWVRVNARPSSLRCSSDVTETSTGFSCKPPLEVSTVPNDQH from the coding sequence ATGAAACATCATGGATTCTTCTGGATAGTGTTGATGCTAACCCTGTTGGCGGTCAGCGGTTTTGTCGGCTGGCGGTGGCTGGGTCCGATGACCGTGGAAATAACACATCCAATCCGGGGGCCGGCAGTGCGGGCAGTCTATGCCACGGGCACGGTGGAGCCGACAGTGATGTTGCCCATTGCGCCGCGCAACACCAGCCGCCTGGTGGAGCTTAAGGTTGATGAGGGCGACCGGGTTCATGAAGATCAACTGTTGGCGCGGCTAGAAGACGAGGATTTACGCAAGTCGGTGGATGAACTCGAAGCGCGCGCCCGTTTCGCCAAAACTCAGTTTGACCGCGCCCAGGCGCTGCTCAACCGGGGCCTGGGTACCGTGCTGGAACAAGACCGGGCGCGTTCCGAGTGGCAGGCGGCGGAGGCGGTTCTGGCCCGGGCGCAGATCTTGCGCTCGTTCATGACCCTGACGGCTCCAGCAGATGGGCAAATCCTGCAACGCGATGGGGAGGTCGGGCAGTTGATTCCCGCCAACCAGCCGGTTTTTTACTTTTCCTGCTGTGCTCCGTTGCGGCTCGAGGCGGAGGTCGATGAAGAAGACATTCTGTTGGTCAAACCGGGACAGCGGGTGTTGATTCGCGCCCCGGCCCTGCCTGAGCAGACTCTGGAAGGCCAAGTGGCGGAAATTACTCCGAAAGGCAACCCGGTCACGCGCAGTTACCGGGTGCGCATTGATTTTGTTGGCGATTGTCCGTTGCGCATCGGTATGACCGCCGAGGTGAATATCATTGTCGAGCAGCGCGAGAACGCGTTATTGATTCCATCGACTGCGGTGCTTAAGGGGCAGGTCTGGATAGTGCGTGAAAGCCGATTGCAACGTCAACCGGTTGAAATCGGAATTGTCGGTGAAGTGAAAACCGAAATCATTTCCGGTTTAACCGAGATGGATGTGCTGGTTGCGCGCCCTGTGAACCGGTTGCAGGAAGGACAGTGGGTCAGGGTTAATGCTCGCCCTTCCAGCTTGCGCTGTTCAAGCGACGTCACTGAAACCAGCACTGGCTTTTCCTGCAAGCCGCCGCTGGAGGTCAGCACCGTACCGAACGATCAACACTGA
- a CDS encoding DUF2934 domain-containing protein, whose amino-acid sequence MRPSGACTVSKSKRIYRIVPPEERHHLIAEAAYFRAENRGFQGGSPVQDWLEAEREIDQLLSQPPPPRGALVFLAGKQRRHPLLAPASDESNRSEEVAMREIE is encoded by the coding sequence TTGCGACCTTCGGGAGCCTGCACCGTGTCAAAATCCAAGCGAATCTACCGAATAGTTCCTCCCGAGGAACGGCATCATCTGATTGCAGAGGCCGCTTATTTCCGCGCCGAAAACCGGGGGTTTCAGGGAGGATCTCCTGTCCAGGACTGGTTGGAGGCGGAGCGCGAAATCGATCAACTACTCTCTCAACCCCCGCCGCCGCGAGGCGCACTGGTGTTTCTGGCAGGTAAGCAACGGCGGCATCCTCTGCTTGCGCCGGCATCCGATGAATCCAATCGATCCGAAGAGGTCGCCATGAGAGAAATTGAGTAA